The genomic segment CATTGGTTATTGAACTTTTTATTGGTTGTTACTACTTCTAAAATTCTGAAATTTTTGTGGTGTATTATTGTGTTGTATATTGATTTTTCATGGTTTCAgtggaagaaaatattgacgattttttttaaaaaaaacccaTAAATTGATGATGTCAGACATAGAGTAATATCTGACGTCAATTTGCTCTATGTCGTCGGATTGTTCTATGTCTGATGTCAATTAACGTCAAATTGTTTAAAtccgacgtcaatttaacgtctcccgatatgacgtgaTATGACGTTGGTCTCTAATTCGACATGATAGGCCGAAAATCACCGACGTTATAtggtgtttttgtactagtgaatacAAAAATAGATTATTTCTACAAATCAAATGTagaaatatacaatttaaataaagaacacctaaaaataattaaaactcaacaaaattgaataaaacctTAAGAGTTTTACTCCTTACAAAATTCTAAGAACAAATAACtaaacatatttcaaaacaagcataaaacaatgacattaaaaaaaattaggatttttaatatgacaaaaaaataagataaaaaggAAATTCAAACAAGAACCTTGTTCTAAATACCAAATGATATAGTCTAGGGATACCAGATAATACGCTCTGGTGTTAGTTGATATGATTCTATCCAAGAAGGAGTACAATTGCTTTGAATTTGAATCTTCAAGAGACACAATAAGATAGGGATGTAGGATGCCACAACCTAGCAGATTGATAAGTCAAGTAAATATTCTCCataaagatgttaatctttgataaggaTCAGAGTTCTAATCCAAGAATTAAGAGAATCCTCTCtcaaataatgaaaatgtatataatatgaCTCAAAAGTCTCTATAAATGTATTTGGTGTTTTAATGTATAGACACAAATATTTAAGCAACCTACGTAATCCTAAAAGAAAGCCTAAAAATATTGGATCTAAAATatcttgaaaattaaaaatagaaatgaatTGTTCACCCAAcgaatttacaaaattaaaataaattatagacaCTTTAAAcgcttaaaattttaatctataaGAGTGATAATGTTCACATCTTTTGATTTTTAGTTATTTGTAGCATTACGAGCCTTGAATAGATTTGTTTTTCTAATCTTTTACTATTTGTTCTTGTAATaagttatttgaattaaaaatattcatcttTAAATTCTTCAGGGAATCCAAATATACTTTTCTGtcaatttttatgaaattaagttTAGGTTATGTACTACACTGAAATTCTTTGcgataaatttatatacaagACTAACAAACATATACcataaaagttttaataatgaatacatttttagtatcatatttttcaaacattatagaaattttattgttcaaGTCCAACAATATAATACATTTTAGGTAGAAAGACGCAAATTGCTAATTGCACCACAAAGTTTTTGAAAACATTGTGAAAGATTCAAAAATAACCGTGAAAATGTTGGGCCTCAGATATGATTATGAAATGAGAGAAAACTAAGTTGCACAACATGCTTCCCAACAATTTGCATTGAAagattgaaaaaacaaaaaaagtgtaACGGTATTCCTTGTGTGATGACCTGGGACGAATCTGGAGGTGTTAGAGTGAATAATGTATCAAAGTGTTAGAGTGGATACAAACAAATATAgaacaagtaaaataaaagtgtatCATTATTTTATCTTGTGTGGTTAgtgtaaaacaataaaaattagaaaatattttttttttataaactcagTTGAAAACACTTATTACatgttttcattctttttttcatgataacaaaaaataataaaattatcattataattataaaagtaaatttaaatcatttaaaaaaattattttaaaattatttattttttagataatgttttattataaatagttattttagttaaaaataatagttaaattttagaaaaaaatcaaataaaaaaatagttaagtttaaaaaataaactttcacttaaaaaataaaactggtaaaagaaattttaatttaaaaatcacgattaaaattgaaaacaaaatatatactcCAAAAGATGAATAATCTTTATATAACAGTGTagattacattttaaattaaaaattttgattttttgtaaaaatgttcCTCGGTATCATTTCCTATTCTTACGAAAAtgtttaagttaaaatatatatctgTGTTCATATCCCCTCCTCCTACATCCATCACTCATTTCAacgatatatttttatttactaacaaaataatttatgttaaaatatatcataagtttatttaaaatttattttttaaatttgatgtgatataaaataatttattaaattattataattaattttatttaatattttattttcaatagatAATAAGatcaatttgtttaattttgattcAGGTATTGCTAatcttaaataagtttttattatttttagcaTTGAAAAACTCTTCACAATTGAAAATgtcaattaatttatcatttttcaatcctataatttttttttaaatacttaattttgCAAATAAATTCAATCTATTAAAGTTCAACAAATTATCATTGTAACATCCTAAAATATAGCATAATACTGTATCATAGATTAATCACacataataatatgatagactAATTCACATAAAGCTAgtaaagtattttaatattacacttatccaaaataaccataaaactaAACTTTACAGAACAATATAAGTCTGATACCAAATATAGACATAAACCGAATGGTGATACAACACCTTGtataaaccgatcggtttacaaaatataaactaaacctattgaccgaacggtccaatCTAAAGCTATACACAACTGATGACCGAGCGATCTTAACCTAAGCAACAGGATCTTCGCCTTCCAACGCTTGCTCCATCGAACACTcatcgccttctgctcacatccacaggatgatcattgcaaaagaaaagataaCCGGACGGACAAAGcaagacaacacaagaaagTAGGGTAaactaatgtaatttaattataaacaaatatacaCAATTCATGCAAGTTCAATACGTATGAAATCGAACGGTACATCATGCAAACATTGAATACAATTAATCACATACAAACTGAACACCaccattcatatatatatatatatatatatcaaaaccgaacactatgacttgaccatccaaattgtatgaatatgtagctacaaTCGTCCTTGCACTTGTGGTAGTGTAATAGCTGACACCAATCAAGCTACTACCCAAGGTTAATCCCATAATACCTATCTCGGCACCCTAAGGTggtaggacctcctgctattctcacaaATGATATACCTCTCTTTATGTGAGAATGATACTCAtagaatttcaggatgaacgccagcttaacatatccatattcatactttacaattcaataACCATACACGAGACATTCcgccttggaattctcttccacagtATTCAAAAGTCCAACATTCTCATATTTAACATAATCTATCAttcatcaattatattttcattcatagAATAAAGAGAACATGTGAACGTTGGAGACCGAACACCTTCACATTACCTAATCGAGAGAACCGAACGGTTCATAAGAGATAAAACAGAAGAAattgaccgaacgctattattGACCTACCACCATAGAAACCAACTAGTAGGAACTTAACCCAACCCGAAGAGTTTAAACCACACACTCATAGCTCAAACCGAAACTCTTAAAAACCTATACCGAACACTATACTAGACCAAATACTTAGAGATTATTGGATACTCTATCCAGACCGAACACTAGTTTAATATTAGAACACTGTGATTAGACCGAACGATCATAAATAGATAATACCTCTAATAGACCGAACCCAATTAATGACTAAGTACGTAACATCATCGAACGGTCAACAAAACAAAGCTCTGAATAATACTCCTTAAACCAAAAcaagatatttttcttaatttctaaaactgccaaacttgatttctaatttattttaaacttattccACTGAACCTATTACACACTACTCACCACTCACATTTTCACATACTCTCTTCCCAAACAGAactgaccgaacgttctacaaCAGGAAACTCCAACCTAGTTCACATGTCTCGGCCAAACACAGAATttgaatacaattcaatcaaacataccatTATTCATACATGCAAGCGTACACACATCAATTCCAAAcacagaaaaatattattaaatcactagcttcccttaccttgaaTAAACTAGGCACTTCCTATGCTTCCACCACTTTGACTAATCAACAACCACTTCTAAAGCAACCTACTACAATTCCGATCGGCAAAAAGGGACCAACCAGAGGATCAAAGACAGAAACAAGTTCAGAATGATAGATGAAGAACACATGCAAGCTAAATAGTGCTTGCATGTTCCAGAAAATACCGAAACTTAAAAAGAAGAATGAGTTTACTTACCCACTTCACACAACAACTAGATTGATGGAAAAGAAACTCTTGCCACCAAGGAAGAACTCAGACACAACCTAGATGATaatcagaagaagaagaaagtgaggatttttagagagaagaaggagaattgtagagagaaggaggagaaactcAGAAAGTTTGGAGAGAAGAGATGCATGCAAAAGTGGCTCAACGTTtgaaaattttacttatatactatTGTCAAAAATCGATCGGCCAATCAACTACGCacacttgtcttccactttctgaattttctAAACCATTTCACCTGCACTTGGTTTTCCCTCACACTGAAATTAATGATTCTGACAATcatgttttaaaggtttttcaaaactttcaagtgcctaaaatatttattttttaggaaaTCTAAATCAATGATTTTAATGGGGGATTTTTACTAAATTTCTCAAATTTGTATCAATATTCTTTAATTGGCTtgaatcatatatattttcatcAGGTATAATCATCATATAGTATTTCAATCTTCTCCTCACTACCGTGAGTTTGAGAATCAAAATTATCCTCATCATTAACTATTATTTCTCTATTGTTGCTTTTACAtatatctatattattattctcttattcatTGAAAGAGCACCACctgtaatttttaattcatttttttgtattcatttttataaatttatccataattttttttatgcaattaaagtcTCAACTCTTATATGCTAGAGTTTTGCCTCAACTCTTCTATGattcaagaaaaaaacaacaatgaatcaaaaagaaaaaaacaatgaatcaaaaaataaataagtaagaGAATATAAATGAGTTTAAGTAATGATTTCAATCCCTTGTAtgagttttataaatatttatataatagatatatcttattaaaaaagtttCTCTTGAATACGAGTGTGTGAGGGGCTAACCAAGTAATTGTGCATCAAGTTCTCGTACAGAGGAGCTACCGAAGCATCAAACTCAACCATTATAAGCTTCACAGAAAGTAGACATATACGCTAGAATTTTAGGGGAAATAACCATAACTGGTACGTTGTTACCATAGAAGAAAAATTTAGTGGTAtgaattacaataaatataaatttcagatgataatataaataagtttatattaatttgtcAATATATGTTACAAAAAGGACATTACATATCCACAACGTTCTAAATTTTCtttgacttttaaaataatatagtaataataataataataataaataataaataataataatggaataataataataataataaaatagtatttattataagaataaaacaGTGTTGAGTTGTAGTCCTTTCCGTCATCTTTGTCATTCATGCTACGACCCTCACCATACCAATTACTACTTAAAAACAGTCCTTGCTTTTCACTTTGCTTCAGTGCTTCTTCTGCCCAAATCCAAACCTCGCAGTTCTTCATCATTTCATACTCcaattcatcattcagaaaCCTATCTCTCCTTCACAATCATTTTCCGCCCTTTCGTATATCCACAATGTTCAACTGCACTGTTTCTTCTTCCAACAGGACCACCGCTTTCGACCGTTTCTACACTCCTCCGCTTTTCCGAAAACTGCATCCAGACCACCGGAAAAAGTTCAATTCTGACTCGGTCCAACCGGATTTGCAAACCGCTTCTTACGAACCGGCATTGTCCCCCACTGCCTGTCTCAGTAATATGGATCGTCTTTTGGACGCATTCACACCCTCCGTCCCTGCTCACTCGTCCCGCGAGGTGCTCAATCTAATCGTTTAATTAACATGCTTTCATTTCTGTTCCTTGTTCCTTAGGCTACTGACTTTCAAATTTCATAATGCTTTTGCAATGTTTTCTAACTGTTCTTCttcttaatttgaaaaattaaattggaCATGGTTGGTGTTTTAATTGCTTATTTTTTCACTTCCTATTGCTAACTTCTTGGCCTTGGCTTTGGATTGTGCAGCCTAAAATGAAGGGACGCCGAACTGGTTACTCCAGTACCAACAATAGCAGTGGACGCCTATATATTGTGCTCGAGGATCTGTGGGAATCCTACAGAGAATGGAGCGCCTACGGTGTAGAGGTGCCAGTAAGCCATGACGGAGAGGAGGAGGCAAAAATATACTATGCGCCCTCCCTCTCTGCAATTCAGCTATATGCTCAGGGGTAGTTTCTTTATCTCCATTTTGCTTCACCAATGCTTATAATTTGTCCCTTTGTCAtaactcttttatttttttatttttttgccaTTGGTTTTGCGTCACATCGAACTTTTCTTCCAGTTTTtgtcaaaattgatttttactGATTTCCTACTTCTGCTTTGCTCTATTTTCTTACTCTGATCATGGAACAGTTGTGTTTCATACTGATTTCTTACTGTTCTTTCTGTCTGATGTAACAAAATGCTGAGAACCAAAGGTTCATGCTTGGTTGGATGGAATTTTGTGATTTGCTGTGATTCATATCGTTTTGGCAGGAGTAATCTAGCAAACAGCTATAGTTTTCATGGCCTTTTATGCTTGAAGTGCTGCTTGACTTGTACCAATGCCTCACACTAATTTATACCAAAAAGTCATATTGTTGATGACCATTTATTTCCAACAAAGTTGTAACTTATCAGTTCACTCGTTCTACCTTCACTGAAGCAACTTGGTTAGTTAAATGGTTATTTGGTTAGAATTATGGTATAAGTTAGTGTGTGAGGCCCTGGGTGAAACTTGATTCTTCGCTATAACTGTCAATTCAAAAGGCATTTAGTTTTAGTTGTTAAAAGTTGATTAAACTTTTAATGGATCTTTCTATTTGCATCTTTCATTATTTACATTGATACGGTATTGCTCAATTGTAAAGTATGCCCGAGTGTTTGCACATTGACCTGAAAGTGTCACATGAAAGTCTGCAGGATAACCATTTTATACCCAAGATCACCATATTTTCGGGTGCTTATGTCTTATTCCCTCTTTATTTGATGGATTATAGACTTTGGGAAACtctttagtaaatttttttgttgtgctTTCACAGTTCACTCTCATTTTATGTGCCAGTTCTTCGTGATTTGGTAAATTTCCACTATTTAACTTGCTCTCAACCAAATTATGCTTCTAGTTCATGATATTGTTTTACATTATTTCTTTGACAACAAGACATCATCATAGCACCATTACGACGATTAACATGATGCCTGGTTATTAACATCTTAACTGGGGGCATAAAACTGTGCAGGAGACTTGAAGAGGACAGTAGCGCTGAGTCTTCTCAGGAGACAAACTGCTCTGCTGAGCAGCTTGTCTATGAATTCTTCGAGGGAGCTCTGCCACATATTCGGCCTCCTTTACATGATAAGGCAAGTTTCGTCCTTTCAGATCTACCTATTAAAATCTCCCCCTGATTTGGACActaacaatttctttttcctctcaGGTTTCCATTCTTGCTTCTGAGTTTCCTTCGCTCAAGAAGTATAGAAGCTGTGATATATCACCTTCTAGTTGGTTTTCTGTGGCCTGGTAGGCTTCAAAACGTTCATCTGCTGTTGTCGTTTAAGTTATCACTAAATTTTTCATTGTCCTCATGAAAAAATGAACTTCGGCCGCCCAGGTATCCAATATATAAAATACCAGTGGTATCATCAATCAAGAGGGTGGATGCATCTTTCCTGACCTACCATTCCCTGTCAGCTGACTCAAGAAGTATGCTTCTCTCTTTCATTCTTAGTTTCTGACCATTTCAAGCACGCAAGTAGTGAAGTTCCCAACAATTGTACCTGATTTGGCTTATATATGTCTCAGGGAAAAACCAACTGGAGTTTAGTAGCAGGAAGGTCCGTGATGATGATGAATCCTTAAATATATCTCTTCCCACTTTTGGCCTTGCCGCTTATAAGTTGAGAGGCTCAATACTAGCTCCTCATAGAGACTCTGAATGGCACAAAGTGGACTCTCTTTTGGAAGCTGCTGCTGACTGGCTACAGAATTTGCAAGCGAACCACCCAGATTACCTGTACTTTGTTAGCCACAGTACCTTGTACAGataatgaagaaagattcaaAATATTCTTCCACACATTCAGAGTCAGAGAAGCTTCTGCATCGAGTATAGCATCGACATGAAACTGAATTGATATGCCGAAACATTCTTACTAACTATATTCAGTATCAGCTGTTATTTTCGGTCTGCCCATAGGAGTTGAGTTGCGGTATATAGTGCAGGTGACAACCTCTTGAGTTTTTAGTAGTGATTTACGAACATGTTGTTTATGATTGGACTGTATTAAAGTCCCGTGAAAAGCTATAGGCAGTAGGAATTTGTATGCCATAAGAGTAAGACATGAAAGAAGTGCAGTATAGGAAATTAAGAGTATAAGGACCCGcttcttttgtgtttttttgCCAACTTTTTGACAACGCCATGTGTCAACAATTGATTGGTTcgtttgaaataaataatttttgtaaaaatgtgACATGGAAAAGGATTCAGGTTAACCATTTTGATGATTCTGAAAAGGATCGCGATATTCCAACGTTTTCttaacacattttttacaaCGCCACGTGTCGTACTTTCAttggtttgttttaaaaataatattttataaaaaccttCAAAATGGAAGTTTGTAACCCTTCTTTTAACTGAAAATCCAAAAATACCCCTTTCTCTGTTTCATTGGAGACGAAGGTCCCTTCTCGTGAAGGTCCAAGGTCGCGTTTCGCAGAGAAACTTTTATGCGTGCCTTAGAGGAccaagaatttctaattgaagaacttaaaaggaGGGTTGCAAGTTTGGAGGCACAATTGGCTGAAGAGAAGGCAAGAAGGCAAAACAAAGATGACGTTGGACAAAGTGTGCCTCGTACAGAACCATCCGTGAACACTGGTTTTGTATCCCCTACTGACATTGACGGAAATGAACAACCTTTGAAGACGTATGTTAGGGTTCGTTACAAGGAAAGAGCACTTAGGACTTCATACACCGGAACCGTAGTGCTTAGgataaaaaatgagtgatatgTGTATTTAGTTGATTAATGGAAAGTAAATGATAATTGTAAtcattgtaaatagattaagaaaacaaagtgtAATGTATCGGATTTAGTTCAATgatataaaatttgagtttttgtttgaattggtctcatattttattttttcaataccATTGTTATTATGAGTTGTGGGTTTGTGCATTTCAGAATGAGGTCAAGTTTAGTGTCTCCTAAGTTGCAGACTTGTTtgtaagatgttggtgtttgagtggtcattctgggtaacatgggtgaccaaTGTCAAAACCAGTTCATTTGAATGACAATTTGAGTGGggggtgatgtgatgtgaggccaaggagtgtggagtgacccctcATCACTTGGAGGACCAAGCTGTGCAAGGGATGACTGAGGGTGTTGAATAAATGCTCTGGGAATCGTTTACAACttcctggtaaacgattacccgagagaaaatgtgattttgtacagaaagtccaactgAGGTAGTCAGTCAAGTTAAcaggggtgaccattgtcaaaaaaaCTGGGTTtgaggcacttttgcacttgtttgaggctggtcctggtgtttcaagggtgggagagggtggttaGTGATGTGATGATGTCCCAAGGAGGGTGGAGTAACCCCTCATCAGTTCGAGGAACAAGCTGTGCAAGGGATGACTGAGAGTGTTGAAAAAAggctgtggtaatcgtttacaacctcctcgtaaacgattacccgagagaaaattggattttgtacaaaaagtccaaCAGAGGTAGTCAGTCAGGTAAACAGGGGTGATCATTggaaaaaaagtgagttttaggcacttttgcacttgtcttaggctggttCTGGTGTTTTAAGGGTTGGAGAGGGTgattggtgatgtgatgtgaggccaaggagggtggaGTGAccctcatcagttggaggagcaagctgtgcatGTGATGACTGAGACTGTTGAAAACAGGCTGTAGTAATCATTTACAACCTcctcgtaaacgattacccga from the Vigna angularis cultivar LongXiaoDou No.4 chromosome 3, ASM1680809v1, whole genome shotgun sequence genome contains:
- the LOC108325577 gene encoding uncharacterized protein LOC108325577, with the translated sequence MFNCTVSSSNRTTAFDRFYTPPLFRKLHPDHRKKFNSDSVQPDLQTASYEPALSPTACLSNMDRLLDAFTPSVPAHSSREPKMKGRRTGYSSTNNSSGRLYIVLEDLWESYREWSAYGVEVPVSHDGEEEAKIYYAPSLSAIQLYAQGRLEEDSSAESSQETNCSAEQLVYEFFEGALPHIRPPLHDKASFVLSDLPIKISP